The Bdellovibrionales bacterium genome segment CAAATATTTAAGCGTCTCAATGCCATCAAGACCGGGCATGCTGACATCAAGCAGCACCAGATGAGGCTGCCAGGCCGACATCTTTTCGATTGCCTCCTCGCCTGATCTAGCAACAACAACTGGATACCCTTCACATTCAAGCGCCACGCGAACAATACGGACGCTGGCCGGGTCATCATCGACAACCAATATCTTGGTTTTTGAGGTCGGTATAAGTTCACTCATGCAATCAGAATACCCCGTCCCGACCTGTCCTGTTGAACAAAATCGCCAGCCCTGGTCCAAAGACAGCCATCAGATTTAAGTCGACATCAAAGTCTTGAGGCAAAGTCCTTGATAAATCGTTACAATCTGAACTAGATATGAATCGGATGTTTAACAAAAATTTAACTTAAAGAGTCGGATACAGCCTTGTTTCTCTCTCCTGACTCGATGTGGAGCGATCGGTCTGCAAGCCGGTCGATAAACGAATGGCCTACCATCATAACCAAATCGATGAAAAGTGGCAGAGGACCTGGGAAAAAATGAAGGCATTTCAGGCCGAAATCGACCCCCATAAACCCAAGTATTACGCTCTGGATATGTTTCCATACCCTTCAGGGGCGGGACTTCACGTAGGACATCTGGCTTCTTATATTCCAACGGATATAGTGGCCCGATTTAAAAGGGCCAAAGGGTTCAATGTTCTTCATCCCATGGGATACGACGCCTTTGGATTACCTGCTGAACAGTACGCAATCAAAACCGGTATTCATCCGGCAGAGACGACAAAAAGCGCAATTGGAAATTTCCGTCGACAGCTAAAGTCTTTTGGAATCAGCTTCGACTGGAAGCGAGAAATCTCGACTTGTGAACCCGATTTTTATAAATGGACTCAATTTATTTTTTTAAAACTCTACGAAAGAGGTTTGGTCTACGAGAAGAAAGTTCCCGTTAACTGGTGTCCCGCACTCAGGACCGTCTTGGCAAATGAAGAGGTCGTTGATGGTAAAAGCGAACGAGGAGGACATGAGGTTCTCCGCGTACCGATGCGACAGTGGATGCTCAAGATAACTGAATATGCTGAGCGTTTATTAAAAGATCTTGATAAACTCGATTGGCCAGAGAGGACAAAAGAAGCACAGAGAAATTGGATTGGAAAGAGCGAAGGAGCAAGTCTCCGATTCAGGATAAAGGGACAAGATGATTTAGAAATAGAGGTTTTTACCACTCGGCCTGATACTCTTTTTGGAGCAAGCTTTTTGGTCATCGCTCCCGAGCACCCTCTTTCGATCCGACTCACCGGACCTTCACAAAAAGAGGCCGTTGATCAATATTGCCGGATCACTGCCGCCAAATCGGAGATAGATCGAAAAGTTGGAGCTGACAAAACCGGAGTGTTCACCGGCTCTTTTGCAATTAATCCCGTCAATGGAGAGGAAATTCCTGTTTGGATTGCTGACTATGTCCTTATGGACTATGGCACCGGGGCGATCATGGCAGTTCCAGCTCACGATAGTCGCGATTTTGAGTTTGCCCAAAAGTATCACCTGAAGATCAAGCAAGTCCTGCAATCGGATTTTGAATTGCCCTATGAGGGAGATGGCGTTCTCATCAATTCGGATTTTCTCAATGGCCAGAGCAAGGAAAAGGCTATTCACCTTATGATCAGTCACCTCGAAAGGACTGGCACTGGACATGGCAAAGTCCAATTCAAATTGCGCGATTGGCTTTTTAGCAGACAACGATATTGGGGAGAGCCGATCCCTGTCGTACATTACCAAAAGGGAGAGACCAGTCCCCTTAATTTTGACGAATTGCCTGTTTTGCTTCCACAAGTAGCGGACTACGAGCCATCGGAGGCGGGCGAACCACCCCTCGCCCGAGTCGAACATTTTGTTAACTATGTGAACCCAAAAACCGGTGAAAAAGGAAAACGATGCGCTGACACTATGCCCGGGTCAGCCGGATCGTCCTGGTATTTTCTTCGGTACACCGATCCCCAAAATGGATCCGCACCCTTCAGCAAAGATGCAGACAAATACTGGATGCCGGTCGATCTTTATGTGGGAGGGCCAGAGCACACGGTTGGCCACTTGCTGTATGCTCGATTTTGGCAAAAGGTCTTGTTTGATGCAGGCCTGACCGCACATGACGAACCCTTCCTCAAGCTTGCTCATCAAGGTGACATCCTAGGTCCTGATGGGCGTCGAATGTCAAAATCCCTCGGTAACGTGATTAATCCAGACGATATTCGAGAGAAATATGGAGCCGATTGTTGCCGCCTCTATATTTGTTTTTTGGGGCCCTTCGACAAAGCAAAGCCCTGGGCCAGCCAGGGAATTGAAGGCGTCAGGCGTTTCTTAGAACGTCTTTGGAGAGCTTGTGTCGATGATGAGGGAGCAACCATTGCCGACGAGAGCGCCCCCTCCCTCGAACTGACCAAAGTTCTTCACAAAACTATCAAAAAGGTAACATCGGATATCGAATCTCTTAGCTTCAATACGGCCATTTCCTCAATGATGATTTTGGTCAACGAGATGTATAAAGAGAATTCTCGCTCTCAGCTAATTTTACGACCTCTCCTTCAGCTTCTGATGCCCTTTGCCCCTCATATCGCTGAAGAACTTTGGGAAAGGCTCGGAGGAACAAGTTTAGTTTCTCTCGAGACCTGGCCTGAATTTGACCCTAACCTTGTTGTTGATGAAACCATCACCCTGGGGGTTCAGGTAAACGGAAAAATGCGCGGAACAATTGAAGTCTCCCCAGATTGCCCCGAAGAAAATGCGGTAGAGATCGCGAAATCATTGACAGGAGTTGGGAATGCGATAGATGGGAAGACAGTGGGGAAAGTCATCTACAAGCCAGGAAAGATCTTGAACCTTATAGTAAAGTAGAAATGCATTCCAGAGTTAAAATGGAGAGATAAATTGAATTGGTCTAAAGAACAGAGCTTACAACTTTATGGAATAAAAAACTGGGGCAGCGGATATTTTGGCCTTAATGAATCTGGAAATATTGAGGTTTCTCCTCAGGGGACTACTGGACCCAAGTTGGATCTATTCAATCTCGTTCAAGACTTACGCGAACGAGGAATTCGTTCACCTATCCTTATTCGGTTTCCCGATATCGTGAAGGCGCGAATTGGCCTTATCGCTGAATGCTTTCGAAAGGCCATTAACGAATGCGGATACAAGTCCCATTACCGTGGTGTGTATCCGATCAAAGTGAATCAACAACGGCACCTCGTTCAGGAAATCGTCGCCTTCGGACAAAAGACCCTTTTGGGGCTTGAGTGCGGCAGCAAACCCGAACTCTTGGTCGGTCTGGCCATGCTCGATACCCCTAACGCGCTTATCATATGTAATGGATTTAAAGATTGGGAGTATATTGAAACAGCTCTCCTTTCCAGAAAAATGGGAAAAGACACCATCGTGGTTGTCGATCGCCGGAGTGAGCTTGACACAATTCTTGAAGTTG includes the following:
- a CDS encoding leucine--tRNA ligase, whose protein sequence is MAYHHNQIDEKWQRTWEKMKAFQAEIDPHKPKYYALDMFPYPSGAGLHVGHLASYIPTDIVARFKRAKGFNVLHPMGYDAFGLPAEQYAIKTGIHPAETTKSAIGNFRRQLKSFGISFDWKREISTCEPDFYKWTQFIFLKLYERGLVYEKKVPVNWCPALRTVLANEEVVDGKSERGGHEVLRVPMRQWMLKITEYAERLLKDLDKLDWPERTKEAQRNWIGKSEGASLRFRIKGQDDLEIEVFTTRPDTLFGASFLVIAPEHPLSIRLTGPSQKEAVDQYCRITAAKSEIDRKVGADKTGVFTGSFAINPVNGEEIPVWIADYVLMDYGTGAIMAVPAHDSRDFEFAQKYHLKIKQVLQSDFELPYEGDGVLINSDFLNGQSKEKAIHLMISHLERTGTGHGKVQFKLRDWLFSRQRYWGEPIPVVHYQKGETSPLNFDELPVLLPQVADYEPSEAGEPPLARVEHFVNYVNPKTGEKGKRCADTMPGSAGSSWYFLRYTDPQNGSAPFSKDADKYWMPVDLYVGGPEHTVGHLLYARFWQKVLFDAGLTAHDEPFLKLAHQGDILGPDGRRMSKSLGNVINPDDIREKYGADCCRLYICFLGPFDKAKPWASQGIEGVRRFLERLWRACVDDEGATIADESAPSLELTKVLHKTIKKVTSDIESLSFNTAISSMMILVNEMYKENSRSQLILRPLLQLLMPFAPHIAEELWERLGGTSLVSLETWPEFDPNLVVDETITLGVQVNGKMRGTIEVSPDCPEENAVEIAKSLTGVGNAIDGKTVGKVIYKPGKILNLIVK